A genomic stretch from candidate division KSB1 bacterium includes:
- a CDS encoding PQQ-like beta-propeller repeat protein, whose translation MLRFLILLLVILFSIELYPQGWRQLQNNSEHHGRVSFTVSPPYRVRWFWVGENLTLRNRRSVPGWPHDLDSRPGYSFPLPASVDFTISGNVQVVSDDSLVYFGTMDGDFFFVRRFDGATRKKIRLDNPVVSTAAVEGSVVVVAGLYGSVYGLSTPTGGILWRVDFPKAITIAPIIRSGRVYCADHSGRVSAIDLQSGAVLWSQNLRYPVQGTPAANDNYLVVCSEDMNVHLLNAQTGALLRSRRVYGQSFRDTHVVILDNMAYVTAVPAPMFGSEWMMEEVMEASTSFDDEEQKILAWLTGNSPYPYASPDWKTKYAFRLPSFDEAFPIASGPNDGCGMSPPSMVVDNQNRVLSWFKTRFPTFTDGPSSIFGSNYNMDIMYIHPQTGRRMRIELGRDGGMWMRESDNLYALSVSGNLLWMRQNFRGTQVIDLTTADYSYVQVEAQVRDGGDFTGANFWYVYNEINLPETSQPHWQGRVAPSFAGGFAFWCENYGVVCVETDLR comes from the coding sequence ATGCTAAGATTTTTGATCCTTTTGCTGGTTATTCTTTTCTCAATCGAGCTTTATCCTCAGGGCTGGAGGCAGCTGCAGAACAATTCCGAGCATCATGGTCGCGTATCCTTTACGGTTTCACCGCCCTATCGGGTACGGTGGTTTTGGGTTGGAGAAAACTTGACGCTCCGTAACCGCAGAAGTGTCCCCGGATGGCCGCACGATCTCGATTCGCGCCCGGGCTACAGCTTTCCACTTCCTGCGTCCGTCGACTTTACGATCTCAGGCAATGTCCAAGTTGTATCGGATGATTCGCTGGTCTATTTCGGCACCATGGACGGCGACTTTTTCTTTGTACGTCGCTTCGACGGCGCCACGCGAAAAAAGATCCGGCTCGACAATCCGGTGGTTTCGACAGCGGCCGTCGAAGGGTCGGTCGTAGTCGTTGCCGGGCTTTACGGCAGCGTCTACGGCCTCTCGACGCCGACCGGCGGCATTTTATGGCGGGTCGATTTTCCCAAAGCGATTACCATTGCGCCGATCATTCGCTCCGGCAGAGTTTACTGCGCAGACCACTCCGGTCGGGTTTCCGCCATCGATCTGCAGAGCGGCGCGGTTCTTTGGTCGCAGAACCTTCGCTATCCTGTGCAGGGCACGCCGGCGGCAAATGACAACTATCTGGTGGTCTGTTCAGAGGATATGAACGTCCATTTGCTGAACGCGCAGACTGGGGCTTTACTCCGCAGCCGCCGCGTTTACGGTCAGTCCTTTCGGGATACCCATGTGGTCATTCTCGATAATATGGCTTATGTCACGGCCGTTCCGGCGCCGATGTTCGGCAGCGAATGGATGATGGAAGAGGTTATGGAGGCATCTACCTCGTTCGACGACGAAGAACAAAAGATCCTTGCTTGGTTAACGGGTAACAGTCCTTATCCTTACGCTTCACCGGACTGGAAAACCAAATATGCTTTTCGACTGCCTTCTTTCGACGAAGCGTTTCCGATCGCCTCTGGTCCAAATGACGGTTGCGGCATGTCGCCGCCCAGCATGGTGGTCGACAATCAAAATCGCGTCCTGAGCTGGTTCAAGACCCGCTTTCCCACCTTTACCGACGGTCCGAGTTCCATTTTTGGATCGAATTATAATATGGATATCATGTACATCCATCCGCAAACCGGTCGACGGATGCGAATTGAGTTGGGACGAGACGGCGGCATGTGGATGCGCGAGTCAGACAATCTCTATGCGCTTTCGGTTTCCGGAAATCTGCTCTGGATGCGACAGAATTTTCGCGGCACCCAGGTCATCGATTTGACCACTGCCGATTATTCCTACGTTCAGGTGGAAGCTCAGGTCCGCGACGGCGGCGATTTTACCGGTGCAAATTTTTGGTATGTTTATAATGAGATCAATCTTCCCGAGACTTCGCAGCCGCATTGGCAGGGTCGCGTAGCGCCCTCTTTTGCAGGCGGATTTGCGTTTTGGTGTGAAAATTATGGCGTGGTTTGCGTGGAAACCGATCTACGTTAA